In Zygosaccharomyces rouxii strain CBS732 chromosome F complete sequence, a single window of DNA contains:
- the PTP2 gene encoding tyrosine protein phosphatase PTP2 (some similarities with uniprot|P29461 Saccharomyces cerevisiae YOR208W PTP2 Phosphotyrosine-specific protein phosphatase involved in the inactivation of mitogen-activated protein kinase (MAPK) during osmolarity sensing dephosporylates Hog1p MAPK and regulates its localization localized to the nucleus) produces the protein MTVVAFDSQRMTENNINDTADVSSSSSSANDTSSNSTTATATTTTMHTDNPSMNIYSANNVIRSTGNGTVTNGGGIPRITPKDGRGPFISIGSKGKETVDLLTSKDHQIDELQSCHNINEVKVDSDVSDKTVLIFDLTTNGFLLSPAAARQQPNFDETVDENCACVNGEVYRIHLSLPSTLVRRPKFDFEKLLQTVIDDSKRSKLINLIENCSTFLFYDGSSTISSCSTPTFYLIKKFSVFLREKLGKNQVRLYILEKMDKSGVKNLGNNGPSNSTSDDKKAASTKASPPKKLNLSIKILPKTTDKMFIQSIKKDTVHYSPNSLRRFFKFNIPNEIEHNDEILPTWLKPFSDKNSADSILQKLLSNFEFLENLELQRLEKGLTTETRNGNGQSFKNLQDSKSYHKIYSLSNLQREFNKQKKLTSSRQNNGLSSSSNSSQIEPTSDLKVCIPLASSNGTTPTNNKIDNSHLSPYVDTDSSESLLTPMDSYEMSQGIQAFTKNRYSNILPYEHSRVKLQPSPIGGPNGGISYSNTNNNNDSTHQHHSLNQHPHPQLHYNDNDTKNNNTFPSITVKPPRQEASEKISSNNNNRKRRSSSISYFSQKPDVSNGKAQDTNDTNKENFSDYFNANYLKIPQVNSDFNYIATQAPLPATVDDFWKVVSINQVKVIISLNSTDELYMRKWDIYWNNNRSDKKYNIDIVDTFENACNVDGCILRIFKFYKNGDDVDESAKSTVFQLQYTKWLDSCGIVMEDIVSLCRIKNMLLHNPSELLTDLRNGNSKDTEKYSNKAWAKELKSSEDPDPLGPFRKSPVLVHCSAGCGRTGVFITLDFILNVLTEPTNSRNSIDVWNMQQDLIFIAVNELRKQRISMVQNLTQYITCYESLLDYFALERRKERGSVEQSV, from the coding sequence ATGACAGTGGTGGCTTTTGATAGTCAGAGGATGActgaaaataatattaatgaTACAGCTGATGTCAGTAGTAGCAGCAGCAGTGCTAACGATACTAGTAGTAATTCTACCACTGCTACTGctactaccactactatGCATACCGACAATCCTAGTATGAATATTTATTCCGCTAACAATGTTATAAGATCAACGGGTAATGGCACCGTTACAAATGGAGGCGGAATTCCTCGAATAACTCCTAAAGACGGTAGGGGTCCCTTCATTTCTATTGGATCAAAAGGTAAAGAGACAGTTGATCTTTTGACCTCCAAAGATCAccaaattgatgaactACAAAGTTGTCATAATATTAATGAAGTTAAAGTCGATAGTGATGTCAGTGATAAAACGGTACTGATCTTTGATCTAACTACCAACGGATTTCTGCTTTCACCTGCAGCAGCGAGACAAcaaccaaattttgatgaaactGTTGATGAGAATTGTGCATGTGTTAATGGCGAGGTTTACAGGATTCATTTATCGTTACCAAGTACGTTAGTTAGAAGGCCgaaatttgattttgaaaagttgtTACAAACAGTCATAGACGATTCTAAGAGatcaaaattgattaatttGATAGAGAATTGTAGTacatttttgttttatGACGGCTCAAGTACGATTTCCAGTTGTTCTACTCCCACCTTTTACCTaattaaaaaattcagCGTTTTTCTACGTGAAAAATTGGGGAAAAATCAAGTTAGACTTTACATCTTAGAGAAAATGGATAAATCGGGGGTCAAAAATTTAGGGAACAATGGTCCTAGTAATAGTACGAGTGATGACAAAAAAGCAGCTTCAACAAAGGCTAGCCCGCctaaaaaattaaatttaagCATAAAGATTTTACCGAAAACAACTGACAAAATGTTCATTCAATCGATTAAAAAAGATACGGTCCACTattcaccaaattctttgagaaggtttttcaaatttaatattccaaatgaaattgaacataacgatgaaattttacctACTTGGTTAAAACCATTTTCCGACAAGAATAGTGCAGATTCTATCTTACAGAAATTgttatcaaattttgaatttttagaaaatttagaattacaaagattAGAAAAAGGTTTAACTACAGAGACTAGAAATGGTAATGGTCAgtctttcaagaatttaCAAGATTCTAAATCATATCATAAAATTTATTCATTGTCcaatttacaaagagaaTTCAACAagcaaaaaaaattaaCATCATCGAGGCAAAACAACGGGttatcatcttcgtcaaaTTCATCACAAATTGAACCTACTTCAGATTTGAAAGTCTGTATACCTCTAGCAAGTTCTAATGGTACAACACCAactaataataaaatcGATAATAGCCATTTATCACCTTATGTTGATACCGATAGTAGTGAGTCTTTGTTAACACCAATGGATAGTTATGAAATGTCACAGGGGATTCAAGCGTTTACCAAGAACAGATATTCAAACATTTTACCTTATGAGCATTCAAGAGTTAAACTTCAACCGTCACCGATTGGAGGACCGAATGGCGGTATCAGCTATTCTAATacaaataacaataatgatTCAACTCATCAGCATCACTCTCTTAATCAACATCCTCATCCTCAGCTTCATTATAATGACAACGATACTAAAAACAACAATACCTTTCCAAGTATTACTGTCAAACCACCTAGACAAGAGGCTAGTGAAAAAATCTCAAGCAATAACAATAACCGCAAGAGAAGAAGTTCTTCGATTTCTTATTTTAGTCAAAAGCCAGATGTTTCTAACGGTAAAGCTCAAGATACCAATGATACCAATAAGGAAAATTTCAGCGACTATTTTAATGcaaattatttgaagataCCTCAAGTAAATTCGGATTTTAATTACATTGCTACACAGGCACCTTTGCCTGCAACGGTAGATGATTTTTGGAAAGTAGTTTCCATTAACCAAGTTAAGgtgataatttctttaaattcaacAGATGAACTTTATATGAGAAAATGGGACATTTATTGGAATAACAATCGCTCTGATAAGAAATATAACATTGATATCGtggatacttttgaaaatgcaTGTAATGTTGATGGTTGCATTTTaagaattttcaaattttacaaaaatggcgatgatgttgatgaatctGCAAAGTCTACTGTTTTCCAACTGCAGTACACTAAATGGCTAGATTCATGTGGGATTGTAATGGAAGACATCGTCAGTCTATGCCGTATTAAAAACATGCTGCTGCATAATCCATCGGAATTACTGACAGATTTAAGGAATGGTAATTCCAAGGACACTGAAAAATATAGTAACAAAGCTTGGGctaaagaattaaagagTTCCGAGGATCCAGATCCCTTAGGTCCATTCAGAAAATCTCCTGTTCTAGTACATTGTTCTGCAGGTTGTGGTAGAACCGGTGTATTTATCACTCTGGATTTCATTTTAAATGTCCTCACAGAACCAACAAACTCTAGGAATAGTATAGATGTTTGGAATATGCAGCAAGATTTGATCTTCATTGCTGTAAATGAGTTAAGAAAACAGCGGATATCTATGGTGCAAAATTTAACTCAGTACATTACCTGCTATGAGTCTCTCTTGGATTATTTTGCACTTgagagaagaaaagaacgaGGTTCGGTTGAACAATCGGTATAA
- the KAP120 gene encoding karyopherin KAP120 (highly similar to uniprot|Q02932 Saccharomyces cerevisiae YPL125W KAP120 Karyopherin with a role in the assembly or export of 60S ribosomal subunits), with amino-acid sequence MTSSVTLNELTLVETLEQASNPQHAGSEVQRLAERQLSEWQTQPGFHYTLQSIYLDLSNSLQIRWLSVIQFKNGVDKYWRSTRLHAISKEEKSSIRARLFDLIDEQNNQLCIQNAQATARIARYDFPVEWPNLFEQLEQLFANEQLMNSTIKVYNSLMHVNQIIKILGSARIGRCKPAMQSKVPLIFSLIVSIYLKSFNVWTESLGSDEDSLASQQVSYLALKVLRRIVADGYERPQKDEAVCEFMKVTVTHFDLLISHQDDFKRSDIYDKFVRCYGKLYYNVITNSPANFILLPCSTQILIAYTKLLFDRASDVYNENPEITGDFWEQTAIRGFLILKRIINFIHKRGAVVLKARSDRLSIDAAMQRTATEFLNENLVTKLLDILMSWYLKLRPSELESWFMDPEEWINEQLSSSYEYQIRACAENFFQDLINSFPELLVPYLLRKIENDAANLPNTLEGFLSKDAIYASFQLSVSAVSDMVDFDRLLTQVFLPEANSRTSTENEAKVVRRRVCLIINEWSTVKCSEDSKKLCYEYFTKLLAKESDTVVLLTCVQALRTMIDDWNFEKNTFEPYLNGVMTLLLRKVLPSVALTETRLYILNTMSDIIIQTKPLISKELLIEILQIVPELWQVSISNVSEYILSNGLLRLIKNLVTSLGSHSHLTWSTALPIVAQSCDPSSPIYQLVNEDGYELWGALLQNYSVLEANLDPKFVELLPSLEFGVDSHTEILPTLLEIVKSYSLILNSQEFFSCPTFIKIFSQLTRYFLKLRDDSFELLLEIWENLTLVSSTDTEGSLFESFHESGILKAILDSVFKEESLSNYQCAQVIQIAARIAYLNPQVLIDFIAVYHQGSLSLAENQDLPISERKVVIKEMSLDEIVNKFLSIWIVCFREIYDPKVKKVHILGISSLLRTGLYPVLSEFQVIVAMWVEMLEEINETNDGDCEKYHLNDLVTEMSPEYPLTSEQIRYHELCRKNDPAHNVGLKSFITQTLQFLETQMGTQYQELLNSVNVSLMENLQLFLGIPSQK; translated from the coding sequence ATGACTAGTTCAGTCACTTTAAATGAATTAACGCTGGTGGAAACGTTAGAGCAAGCAAGTAATCCTCAACACGCCGGATCAGAAGTCCAAAGACTAGCTGAAAGACAGTTATCAGAATGGCAGACACAACCGGGATTCCATTACACTTTACAATCCATCTACTTagatctttccaattcactGCAAATAAGGTGGCTTTCTGTGATTCAATTTAAGAATGGTGTTGACAAGTATTGGAGGTCTACGAGGCTACACGCAATAAGCAAAGAGGAGAAATCATCCATCAGAGCGCGGCTATTTGATCTGATTGACGAACAGAATAATCAACTTTGTATTCAAAATGCTCAGGCAACGGCACGTATTGCAAGATATGATTTCCCCGTAGAATGGCCAAACctttttgaacaattggaacaacTATTTGCAAATGAGCAATTGATGAATAGTACCATTAAGGTTTATAACAGTTTGATGCATGTTAATCAGattatcaaaatattgGGATCAGCTAGAATTGGTAGATGTAAACCAGCAATGCAAAGTAAAGTtcctttgattttttcattaattgTAAGCAtatatttgaaatcattCAACGTATGGACAGAAAGCTTAGgaagtgatgaagatagtCTTGCAAGTCAGCAAGTGTCATATTTAGCATTAAAAGTATTGAGAAGAATTGTAGCAGATGGGTATGAAAGGCCACAGAAAGATGAAGCCGTTTGCGAGTTCATGAAAGTGACTGTAACTCACTTTGATTTATTAATATCACATCaagatgattttaaaagatCTGACATCTACGATAAATTTGTTAGATGTTATGGGAAACTGTATTACAACGTAATCACTAATTCCCCTGCAAACTTTATCCTTCTACCATGTTCCACACAAATTTTGATTGCATACACCAAGTTGTTATTCGACAGGGCGTCAGATGTCTATAATGAGAATCCTGAAATTACCGGTGATTTTTGGGAACAAACTGCAATAAGAGgatttttaattttaaaaagaataattaatttcattcatAAGAGAGGGGCGGTTGTATTGAAAGCAAGGAGTGATCGTTTGAGTATCGATGCCGCTATGCAAAGAACCGCTACTGAATTCTTAAACGAAAATTTGGTAACGAAATTGCTAGACATATTAATGTCATGGTATTTGAAATTACGTCCATCCGAATTAGAAAGTTGGTTCATGGACCCTGAGGAGTGGATAAATGAACAACTCTCCTCTAGTTATGAATATCAAATTAGAGCTTGTGCggaaaatttctttcaggatttgataaattccTTTCCAGAACTCTTGGTCCCATATCTATTGAGGAAAATTGAAAACGATGCAGCAAATTTACCCAATACATTAGAAGGATTTTTGAGTAAGGATGCAATTTACGCAAGTTTCCAATTAAGCGTGTCTGCAGTGAGTGATATGGTCGATTTTGATCGATTGCTGACTCAAGTATTTTTGCCAGAGGCAAATTCCCGTACTTCAACGGAAAATGAAGCAAAAGTAgtcagaagaagagtttgTTTGATCATCAATGAATGGTCAACAGTGAAATGCTCTGAAGATAGTAAAAAATTATGCTATGAatattttaccaaattACTAGCGAAAGAAAGCGATACAGTGGTCTTACTAACATGTGTTCAGGCATTGAGGACTATGATCGATGATTGGAATTTCGAGAAAAATACATTTGAACCTTATTTGAATGGTGTGATGACCCTTTTGCTCAGGAAAGTTCTTCCTTCTGTAGCCCTAACGGAGACAAGATTATACATTTTGAACACTATGAGTGATATTATAATTCAAACGAAACCATTAATCagtaaagaattgttaaTAGAAATTCTACAAATAGTCCCTGAATTATGGCAAGTTTCAATCAGTAATGTTTCTGAATACattctttccaatggtCTTTTAAGATTGATTAAAAATCTTGTAACATCTCTAGGCTCTCATTCACATTTGACCTGGTCCACAGCATTACCAATTGTTGCCCAATCATGCGATCCATCATCTCCAATATACCAATTAGTTAATGAAGATGGTTATGAATTATGGGGAGCTTTACTACAAAACTATTCGGTCCTTGAAGCTAATttagatccaaaatttgttgaattattaccatcattAGAATTTGGTGTTGATTCGCACactgaaattttaccaacGTTATTGGAGATTGTCAAAAGTTACTCGTTGATTTTGAACAGTcaggaatttttcagttgtCCCACTTTTATCAAGATATTCAGTCAGTTAACCAGATATTTCTTAAAATTAAGGGACGATTCCTTTGAATTACTACTGGAGATTTGGGAAAATTTAACACTGGTTAGCTCTACTGATACTGAAGGATCattatttgaaagtttCCATGAATCCGGTATTCTCAAGGCTATTTTGGACAGTGTCTTCAAAGAGGAATCACTATCCAATTACCAATGTGCACAAGTCATACAAATCGCTGCAAGAATTGCATATTTGAATCCACAAGTCTTGATAGATTTCATTGCAGTATATCATCAAGGATCACTAAGTCTTGCAGAAAACCAGGATTTGCCCATTTCAGAGAGAAAAGTGGTCATCAAAGAGATGTCTCtggatgaaattgttaATAAATTCTTATCCATTTGGATTGTCTGTTTTAGAGAAATTTACGATCCAAAGGTGAAAAAGGTGCATATCTTGGGTATTTCAAGTTTATTGAGAACTGGATTGTATCCAGTTCTATCGGAATTTCAAGTAATAGTTGCAATGTGGGTTGAAATGCTTGAAGAGATTAACGAAACTAATGATGGGGACTGTGAAAAATACCACTTGAATGACTTAGTTACTGAAATGTCGCCAGAATATCCATTGACTTCTGAGCAAATAAGATATCACGAGTTATGCAGAAAAAACGATCCTGCTCATAATGTTGGCCTAAAATCATTTATCACACaaactttacaatttttagAAACCCAAATGGGAACACAAtatcaagaattgttaaACTCAGTCAATGTGAGCCTaatggaaaatttacaGTTATTTCTTGGCATACCATCACAAAAGTAG
- the NPT1 gene encoding nicotinate phosphoribosyltransferase (highly similar to uniprot|P39683 Saccharomyces cerevisiae YOR209C NPT1 Nicotinate phosphoribosyltransferase) — protein sequence MSSPAIVSLLDTDLYKLTMHAAVFSNFPEANVVYKYTNRSSQFLFNQNAIDWIREQLELMGNLRFTEDEISYLKKAVPYLPQNYLDFLRGFQLRPKDQVIFTSERSSDASDRFSLDLLVKGKWSETILYEIPILSIVSEAYFKFVDDDWDYTGQMKQAKDKADELFQNQISFSEFGTRRRRSSKAQNIVMEGILQSIQESPEERHKLFLGTSNVMFAKKYGVKPVGTVAHEWVMGIAAITDDYVHANKNSMDYWINTFGPENAGLALTDTFGSDNFLESFKPPYSDHYVGVRQDSGDPIEYAEKISKHYHDKLKLPKFSKSICFSDSLNVKKVLNYSDASLKMGLKPTFGIGTNFTNDFRKKSDPATKSEPLNIVIKLLEVNGNHAVKISDNLGKNMGDPAVVERVKKELGYIERSWEGGDEAHRWSN from the coding sequence atgAGTTCCCCTGCTATTGTATCCTTATTGGATACCGATTTGTACAAGCTGACTATGCATGCAGCTGTGTTTTCCAACTTCCCTGAGGCCAATGTGGTTTACAAATATACCAATAGATCGTCCCAATTTTTGTTTAATCAAAATGCTATAGACTGGATACGTGAACAGTTGGAATTAATGGGAAACTTAAGATTtactgaagatgaaatttcttatttgaagaaagcaGTTCCATACCTTCCGCAAAACTATCTAGATTTTCTCAGAGGATTTCAACTGAGACCTAAGGATCAAGTCATTTTTACCTCTGAAAGGTCCTCTGATGCTTCCGACAGATTTAGTTTAGATCTTCTAGTCAAGGGTAAATGGAGCGAAACGATTCTCTATGAAATTCCTATACTTTCAATCGTTTCAGAGGcttatttcaaatttgttgatgatgattgGGACTATACAGGACAAATGAAGCAAGCCAAAGATAAGGCAGATGAACTTTTCCAGAATCAAATTTCCTTTAGTGAATTTGGTACAAGGCGTCGTAGATCAAGCAAAGCGCAAAACATAGTCATGGAAGGTATTTTACAATCGATACAAGAATCACCTGAAGAGCGTCATAAACTGTTCTTGGGTACTTCGAATGTTATGTTTGCCAAGAAATATGGTGTTAAGCCTGTAGGAACCGTAGCACATGAATGGGTTATGGGTATTGCAGCAATTACTGATGATTATGTGCATGCAAATAAGAATTCAATGGATTATTGGATTAATACGTTCGGGCCTGAGAATGCAGGATTAGCCCTAACAGATACTTTTGGATCTGATAATTTCTTAGAGAGTTTTAAACCACCATATTCAGATCACTATGTTGGTGTAAGACAAGATTCGGGTGATCCTATTGAATATGCTGAAAAAATCTCCAAACACTACCATGATAAGttgaaattaccaaaattcAGTAAATCAATCTGTTTCTCGGACTCTTTAAACGTCAAAAAAGTATTAAATTACTCTGATGCCTCTCTGAAAATGGGATTAAAACCAACATTTGGAATTGGTACgaattttaccaatgaCTTCCGTAAGAAATCCGATCCTGCTACCAAAAGCGAGCCATTGAATATTGTCATTAAACTATTGGAAGTCAATGGTAATCATGCCGTCAAGATTTCTGATAACTTGGGCAAGAACATGGGTGATCCTGCAGTTGTAGAAAGAGTTAAAAAGGAACTGGGATACATTGAACGGTCCTGGGAAGGCGGTGATGAAGCTCACAGATGGTCAAACTAA
- the NAN1 gene encoding Nan1p (similar to Q02931 YPL126W uniprot|Q02931 Saccharomyces cerevisiae NAN1 U3 snoRNP protein component of the small (ribosomal) subunit (SSU) processosome containing U3), whose product MTQAGVYQQYKLSVVSGGKITLPRASNPSHSSKGTACLTADLLNYIVPFNNQIKIYSTETRQCVKTLKFSNSPQLSEIFEKENAQLADISLKLSSEENDLTLLTNDGRIISLNYKGKLTSNPKILRLNLEEGESVSKIFENSDNSFKILTSQIGSHGSAFTYKIYDLQIKGDLVETNLEYILDDVILSTWSNNSEFIACLFQKSNQRHIQIYSIWDKQVVKEFSLKSISTSHSAASPSSRYVSSMAIDSSGTQLALGFASGVVNVLNVSDLQGRLLKWHIDSVLSLGFTDDGAYLLSGGWEKVLSFWQLSTNSQQFLPRLPGIVVDCQSLGGGKFYSLALQMTQNLNSTDYQLILLNAADLTSKVSVNGPLPTFNSPVDIGSMPVSAVSTKASTTVSTSSVSKKKQKNKLKKGTRQDFTTTAGVNPVTKQIFFPHASAVQTYDFYKNEQVHYQYVASGVNNTMGKVRFELNIQDPVVLDVVFTKDGEWMITYEVQFPPENLLSSKDLGYDLKFWTKNDNETDWSLITKVIDPHGVNIPVTKILPAPTTVNDAQGILTADNEGGLKYWEYDDYQKNWCLRKLTLPNFNHFSNSVSLAWSQDGSLIFHGFDDKLQILDFETFKNFESSSGNSAIQNEFTLDSEIQAMRLVDDTNLVVATRFTLSAINLLKGTIVNSFDIYPFVNGVYKNGHLERLISCDEKTGRIALVVNQRLKDAQHEDNDTPQYKARVIVFEPSLSQRVGSFVHPNYISWIGWNHDTDFIFLDISSKLGIVGTTVNSEMLEGINSEASMETNFSSQLQKLSQQQGASAAVDDVDNEDDIALDFINGDNNNKVLNMNSFVGMFENIQNVQMDTFFDCVMKVVT is encoded by the coding sequence ATGACTCAAGCTGGTGTATACCAACAGTATAAGCTCTCAGTAGTGtctggtggtaaaattacGCTTCCTCGAGCTTCTAATCCATCTCATTCGAGTAAAGGTACCGCATGCCTAACAGCAGATCTGTTGAACTACATCGTTCCATTCAATAATCAGATTAAGATATATTCTACTGAAACTAGACAATGTGTgaaaactttgaaattttctaataGTCCCCAATTATcagaaatttttgagaagGAAAACGCTCAACTGGCGGATATTTCACTAAAATTATCATCGGAGGAGAACGATCTTACGCTATTAACAAATGATGGTCGTATTATAAGTTTAAATTACAAGGGTAAATTGACCAGTAATCCTAAGATTTTAAGACTTAATTTAGAAGAAGGTGAGTCTGTGTcgaaaatttttgaaaattcagacaattctttcaaaatattgacTTCGCAAATTGGTTCTCATGGATCAGCTTTCACTTACAAGATTTACGATTTGCAAATCAAAGGGGATTTAGTGGAAACCAATCTTGAATATATCTTGGATGACGTTATCCTTTCCACATGGTCAAATAATTCAGAATTTATTGCAtgccttttccaaaagagtAACCAAAGACATATACAAATTTATTCTATTTGGGACAAACAAGTggttaaagaattttctttgaaatcgATTTCTACATCACATTCAGCAGCCTCGCCAAGTTCTAGATACGTTTCCAGTATGGCTATTGATTCTTCAGGTACTCAGCTGGCGCTTGGTTTTGCATCAGGTGTTGTAAACGTACTTAATGTCTCCGATTTACAGGGTAGACTGTTGAAATGGCACATTGATTCTGTGCTTTCATTGGGTTTTACCGATGATGGTGCATACCTTTTATCAGGTGGTTGGGAAAAAGTGCTCAGCTTTTGGCAATTGTCCACTAACTCACAACAATTTTTGCCTCGTCTACCTggtattgttgttgattgTCAGTCACTTGGTGGCGGTAAGTTTTATTCCTTAGCATTACAGATGACTCAAAACTTGAATTCTACAGATTATCAATTAATCCTTTTGAATGCAGCAGATCTAACTTCAAAAGTGTCTGTTAATGGACCCTTACCAACGTTTAACAGTCCGGTGGACATTGGTTCTATGCCAGTATCTGCAGTCTCCACAAAGGCTTCTACTACGGTATCAACTTCTAGTGTGAGcaagaagaaacaaaagaataAGTTGAAAAAGGGCACCAGACAAGATTTTACCACCACAGCAGGTGTGAATCCAGTTACTAAGCAAATCTTCTTCCCGCATGCATCTGCAGTGCAAACATAtgatttttacaaaaacGAACAAGTTCATTATCAATATGTGGCATCAGGTGTTAATAACACTATGGGTAAAGTTAGATTTGAATTGAACATCCAAGATCCCGTAGTGCTTGACGTAGTTTTCACTAAAGATGGTGAATGGATGATAACTTATGAAGTGCAGTTTCCACCTGAGAATTTGTTATCCTCCAAGGATTTGGGATACGATTTGAAATTCTGGactaaaaatgataatgaaactGATTGGTCTCTAATCACTAAGGTAATAGACCCTCATGGTGTAAATATACCTGTAACCAAAATACTGCCAGCCCCAACAACTGTCAATGATGCTCAAGGTATTTTAACCGCCGATAACGAGGGTGGACTCAAATATTGGGAATACGACGAttatcaaaagaattggtgTTTGAGGAAGCTAACATTGCCTaattttaaccattttAGCAATTCTGTGTCATTAGCGTGGTCTCAAGATGGTAGTTTAATTTTCCATGGATTTGATGATAAGTTACAAATCTTGGATTTCGAGACCTTTAAGAACTTTGAGTCTTCCAGTGGTAACAGTGCTATACAAAATGAATTCACACTAGATTCCGAGATTCAAGCAATGAGATTGGTCGATGATACAAATTTAGTGGTCGCCACACGTTTCACTTTGAGCGCTATCAATTTACTCAAGGGCACCATTGTAAACAGTTTTGACATCTACCCATTTGTGAACGGTGTTTATAAAAACGGACATTTAGAAAGATTGATCAGTTGTGATGAGAAAACTGGGAGAATTGCACTAGTGGTAAATCAAAGACTCAAGGACGCCCAAcatgaagataatgataCCCCTCAATATAAGGCTCGTGTCATTGTCTTTGAACCAAGTTTGTCACAAAGAGTGGGTTCATTTGTTCATCCAAATTACATTTCATGGATTGGCTGGAATCACGATACggattttattttcttggATATAAGTAGTAAATTGGGTATTGTGGGTACCACGGTGAACTCTGAAATGCTTGAAGGTATAAATTCTGAAGCTTCCATGGAAACCAACTTTTCTAGTCAACTCCAAAAATTGAGTCAGCAACAAGGCGCATCAGCTGCAGTAGATGACGTGGACAACGAAGATGATATTGCATtagatttcatcaatggtgataacaacaataaagTGCTAAATATGAACTCATTCGTTGGTATGTTCGAAAACATTCAAAATGTGCAAATGGATACATTTTTCGATTGCGTGATGAAAGTCGTAACGTAA